The sequence CCCCGCCCGACACTCCGGCGGAAAAACCTGAAATCCGACCTCGAGACCCTCCGCTCGCTCGCCGCGGAGAACGAGGTCCACGAAATCGTCGTCGGCCAGCCCCTCCATATGGACGGAAAGCCAAGTGCCCAGAGTGATAAAGTGGCCCGCTTCAGCGAACAATTGCGTAAGGTCGTGGATCTGCCGATTGTCTTTTGGGATGAACGTCTTACAAGCTTTGAGGCCGAGCAGCATCTGGAACAGATGGGAATGAACTGGCGCAAACGGCGTGACCACGTGGATAAGATCGCTGCGATGATCATTCTTCAGAACTACCTCGACAGCCGGGCAGGTCATCCT is a genomic window of Terriglobia bacterium containing:
- the ruvX gene encoding Holliday junction resolvase RuvX, producing the protein MKNMRVMALDVGDKTIGVAISDALLLTAQPRPTLRRKNLKSDLETLRSLAAENEVHEIVVGQPLHMDGKPSAQSDKVARFSEQLRKVVDLPIVFWDERLTSFEAEQHLEQMGMNWRKRRDHVDKIAAMIILQNYLDSRAGHPA